The Mercenaria mercenaria strain notata unplaced genomic scaffold, MADL_Memer_1 contig_782, whole genome shotgun sequence genome window below encodes:
- the LOC128554828 gene encoding uncharacterized protein LOC128554828 produces the protein MLSGCWKITTSANKTDIYSRLELSGAVVASRLYTLVADELEINIDSVTFWTDSMIVLGYIKNETRRFKTFVGNRVSEIHDVTSRDQWRHVDTASNPADVASRGMHASDFKTMKFWMHGPEFLLKDESHWPSHLTKPELDDDDTELKKEVVVNTTSAVETIQSIIDRYSSWTKLRRAVAWLLRYKAYCRRKHLNHTLGLSEGDLSTNELNMANIPY, from the coding sequence ATGCTCTCTGGTTGCTGGAAAATCACGACTAGCGCCAATAAAACAGACATCTATTCCAGACTTGAACTTTCAGGAGCAGTTGTCGCTTCCCGGCTTTATACGCTAGTAGCAGACGAACTAGAAATAAACATTGACAGTGTGACATTCTGGACAGATTCTATGATTGTCCTTGGATATATTAAAAACGAAACCCGGAGATTCAAAACCTTTGTTGGAAATAGGGTAAGTGAAATTCATGATGTGACGTCACGAGACCAATGGAGACACGTAGATACGGCTTCCAATCCAGCAGACGTCGCTTCTAGAGGAATGCATGCCAGTGATTTTAAGACAATGAAATTTTGGATGCATGGACCTGAATTCCTTCTAAAAGATGAAAGCCATTGGCCAAGCCACCTAACTAAACCTGAATTAGACGACGACGACACTGAGCTGAAAAAAGAGGTTGTCGTCAACACAACTAGTGCAGTTGAAACCATTCAAAGTATAATAGATAGATACTCCAGTTGGACGAAGCTGAGAAGGGCCGTTGCTTGGTTACTAAGATATAAGGCATACTGCAGACGTAAACACTTAAACCACACCTTGGGACTGAGTGAAGGTGATTTAAGCACCAATGAACTCAACATGGCGAACATACCATATTAG